The Corylus avellana chromosome ca8, CavTom2PMs-1.0 genome has a segment encoding these proteins:
- the LOC132190497 gene encoding uncharacterized protein LOC132190497 isoform X2 yields the protein MEDVVIDPMNLSPRGDDDQDRPSTGFINHLLCNLKRSINVSEVEDEDKAKGGGGGLISHLISNLVSPISPKVGKVEAFDGNGGLLKQGKTEDEGGGGGGVIENLVSRLPSPLQDDVAPTTDEASILIHSIIHD from the exons ATGGAAGATGTTGTGATAGATCCGATGAATCTCAGTCCAAGAGGAGATGATGATCAGGATAGGCCAAGTACTGGATTCATAAACCATCTTCTCTGCAACTTG aagagaagcattAATGTGAgtgaggttgaagatgaagataaGGCCAAGGGAGGCGGAGGTGGGCTTATAAGCCATCTCATCTCCAACTTGGTCTCTCCCATAAGTCCAAAAGTAGGGAAAGTGGAAGCTTTTGATGGAAATGGTGGATTGCTCAAACAAGGGAAGACAGAAGATGagggtggtggtggaggaggtgtCATTGAAAACCTTGTTTCCCGCTTACCTTCACCACTTCAAG ATGATGTGGCTCCCACGACCGACGAGGCCTCCATACTAATTCACTCCATCATTCATGACTAA
- the LOC132190497 gene encoding uncharacterized protein LOC132190497 isoform X1, producing the protein MEDVVIDPMNLSPRGDDDQDRPSTGFINHLLCNLVSGGGRGGGREEEEEKEDDEKKRSINVSEVEDEDKAKGGGGGLISHLISNLVSPISPKVGKVEAFDGNGGLLKQGKTEDEGGGGGGVIENLVSRLPSPLQDDVAPTTDEASILIHSIIHD; encoded by the exons ATGGAAGATGTTGTGATAGATCCGATGAATCTCAGTCCAAGAGGAGATGATGATCAGGATAGGCCAAGTACTGGATTCATAAACCATCTTCTCTGCAACTTGGTGTCTGGAGGagggaggggaggagggagggaagaagaagaagaaaaagaagatgatgaaaagaagagaagcattAATGTGAgtgaggttgaagatgaagataaGGCCAAGGGAGGCGGAGGTGGGCTTATAAGCCATCTCATCTCCAACTTGGTCTCTCCCATAAGTCCAAAAGTAGGGAAAGTGGAAGCTTTTGATGGAAATGGTGGATTGCTCAAACAAGGGAAGACAGAAGATGagggtggtggtggaggaggtgtCATTGAAAACCTTGTTTCCCGCTTACCTTCACCACTTCAAG ATGATGTGGCTCCCACGACCGACGAGGCCTCCATACTAATTCACTCCATCATTCATGACTAA